A window of Podarcis muralis chromosome 10, rPodMur119.hap1.1, whole genome shotgun sequence genomic DNA:
AGTGTAAGACTGAATTTCACTAAATGCAAATTCCACTAGAAAATGTGTAGACCTTTAATTAAAATCAGTATCATTTTAATAGTGCCAAGATAGAAAATGGAAAACAACTATGGAAATGGGATGCTTGCCTTAGTAACTCtgagaaacctttttttttttttaatctcttgaAGACATGAAGGAGGCTACCATTGCAGACATGGCAACTCTGGGAGTGGTGGAAAGCTTTCAAGTGAAACGGCAAGTTTTGCTGAGTGCTGCTGAAGCTGCAGAGGTGATTCTCCGTGTCGATGATATTATCAAAGCTGCTCCAAGGTAAAACCCAAAGCTTTTCCAGTTCTTGCGAGACAATGCCGTAATCAATCTTTATCAGAAAAACAATTGATTTGAACTATAATTTCCTTATAATAGGTATGCTTCTACGTTTATTaaattttgttttacatttgATACTACCGGCTAATACAGGATATACTCCATCAAGGCACCATCAGTGTCCTATCTGGTCTAGTAGGATCTGTTCCAGGTTTTGAGGCCTAAGGATGTGGCCAAGGGAGTTGCAGCAGCGGGACTGAAAACATACCCTCTCGGCACTTGCCTTTTTTGGCTGATTCAAAATAATCAGAAGGGCTTGGCCAGAGGGATCCAACATGTGGGGAGCTCGTACATGAAGATCTGTGGGGAGGTCCTTTTGATGGAGCTGCAATTAATTGACTGATAAACAGTTCAGGAGGGAGGGCTTTCTTGGTGTTGGTTGTCTGTCGAATTCCCTCCCCCTCGGATATAGCTGGTGCCAACTCTCTTGTAGGCATCTGTGGTAGTGGGCCGAACGGTGATCTTACCCTCTTGACTTGTAGTTATCTCTGCCTGCTACTGTTACGAATTGAAATATCATTGTAACCTACTCTGGAATTACCTGGGCAATTAAGAGTGGACTGAGAAGGCTATTGCTGATGAACTAAATAACAAACATGTACAAACACTTTTAGGATCTTACATTCTAGGCTTGCAATGAACTTGGAAACTATTCTTTCCTCCCAACATTTGCGTGTACTGAATTCTGATTCTTCTTTCAGGAAAAGAGTACCAGATCGTTATCCGTGTTGAGTATTCCGTGGTCCGTAAAAACACGTGGACCAGAAGTTTGCAAAAAATGTTGTGCGCTTCAGACCGATTTGAAGAATAAAGGGATGGAATATCGAGCTTTGGCATGTGATCATTCTTTTGTTGGTTTAACttatattgtttcaaaaagaCCAATTCATTCTTATTGTATAACATCTATACTTCCCCACCATCCTCTTTGTAGTACCCCATAATAAAAGTTTCAAATCTGTTTTGACTTTCCATTTACCTCGGTATAGTACCGGAGTGTGCGCTTTTTATTGGAAAGACCTTGTGAAACAATGAGCACAATTCAGATAATATGCAAGTGGCTGATCATGAAAGCAAAGTTTATTGCTagtattttaaaatgtcatcCTGTGTGATTCTTTTAACACTGCATGAAGATAATACAGGCCACTAAACCTTAGCTAGTTGTGTGCTTATCACATCTCGGCAAGGAGGAAGTAATCTGAACCCTCACTGTTTTTGCTGGAATTGGAGGTTCAACTACATGACTTCCTCAAGACAATAAAAGTTAATTTCTAGCtggcatgttaaaaaaaaatctggaataaGTAACCGTATTGGTGACTGCAGCAAATGATAGAGTGCTGTGGTACTGTAACTGTGAACACGTGTCTTGTGGCATGAGCTTTTGTAGGCTGTAGTCTACTTTCAGAGTTCTGAAATAGCTTGGAAAGTTGGAGGAGAAATAGTTcacaatgaaataataaaaagctttACTTAGGATTACATCCAACATATTGCATGTCTTTTAATTTAAAAGGTAAAACAACTAACTGCATAGTTCCTCTAACTTGTTAGGCATGTATAATAggctaaagcagtggttcccaattggtggtccgtgGTACCATTCACATAGCAAAAAGTACCGCAGAGATAtctacattttcaaaagtaggaggGTCATTAGCTTGACTATTGAAAAATGGGGTCTGCAGTACTTCGTTAATTGGATAACACCGGGTTAAATAGTTAAATGGAAACAAACTATTCTAATGGCATATCTATAAATCTTGCATTTCtatcagtcatggcttccccagagACTGATGGTGCTAAACACTATGCTAGGGGTCCTATCTCTCCTTACCCTACAAGCTACATTTCCCTGAGCAGCGCTCAAGCTGGTATGCAGATAGACTCCATGTAGTTGGATTTGTAACTGGTGAACCCCAACTTAAAAGTTCTCATTTACACACAAAACCAGGATAAATGCAAAGATTTCCCCTGTTTGGCTGTACTAGATACATTTGCAGGATGAAATATCTTCAAATTGCCTTCAAAATACATACAATTTCTTTAATACCACAGAGCTAGTGCTATAGCAATTGGTTTTAATTTTACAGACGGCAAGGCACCTGCATTTTTATCTTTAAATTGATTCCTTTGCCCCTTCTCAAAGATTTGATTATAATGTGTACTAGGTTTTATTCCATCTGAATTCTGTAGAAGAGCTGCAGGTATCAGAAGGGGTATGTTAGCTGGCTGTCACAGTTCAGAGTTTATCTTGCTAATTCTAGGTATTTAAATTACTCACCAAGCTGGGCATGCACACAATACCGTAGAAATCAAGTGAAATCAAGCACATGCAGCTTTACACTGGATTATACAAcctgtgaaaacagtccagatacTCTCATCTTTATCTGGTGATGAACACCCTGGCTGAGAAGGCTCCTGCGGCAAACTTACAAGTTCTAGTGGAAATTTTTGTCACTCGGCTAGACTGAGATGGCCTGGAGGGGGGAGAATGGAGTCGATGTCCTCAGATCCTTTGTCCCTATCCATACCAGATCGTTTCCTAGGTTCAGGGCTTTCCTCAGACCACCTCCCAACCCTATGCACCCCCTTCGCTACCTTGGGTGCGTTTCTGCAGGGGTTGTGGTCATAGATCACCAGCTTCAAGCTGCTCAGGTGCACGAGACTGGGGAAGTAAGTGATGATGTTGCGGTCGACGTCGATAATTTCCAGGAACGGCATGTGAAGCAACACGGGGGGGAATTCAGGCAGCAGGTTGCCTGAGAGCCAGATGCTGCGCAGGTCCTTCAGATACCACAGCTGCGCAGGGAGGGAGTGCAGCGCATTGGAGCCGGCGTGCAGCGTCTTGAGTTGCTTCAACTCGCACACCACGTTGGGCAGGTGATACAAACAGTTGGACTCTATCCAGAGCGTCTTCAGGTTCTGCAGCTGGCGCAGCTCCACAGGCAAGTCTCCGAGTCTGTTGTTGCCCAGGTAAAGGATACACAGCTGCTTCAAGGTGCACACCACCGGGGGAAGCGTTTGGAAATTGTTGAAATCCAGTGCCAAGATCTGTAGGTTCTGCAGCTGTTCTAGCTCAGAGGGCAGATGATTCAGATTGTTGTCGCTCAGGTACAATTTGACCAGTTCCCTGAAAGAACAAACGTGCAGCGGGAACCTCCTCACCTGCCTGCTGCTCAGATCCAACATTTTATCAATTGGCATCTCTTCAAGGTCTCCCAGGATGTATTTCTGGCAGGCATCTGACGGGAAGAAAGCAATGACTGTTCGGAAAGCGTTGCCCATCCTAAGAACTTTGGAAAGTTACATTGGTTCTTCGCTACCCAGTGAATCAGGCTTATGGAGCAGGGAAGCTGCCTGGCTTCTATTTTGTGTGCTGTTCCCTCCTCCTTGCTGTGATATATATGGTCCACATAGCAACAATCGTGAATCTCAAGAGCCCTGAAATGTTCCTGATAACTGAATGAGTGTCTGCTGATGAGAAATACAGGCATTGCCTTGGAATAGCTCTCGTGCgcaaaagcagcagaaaacaccGAGGTGAAGTTCTGAGATTGCACAGTGGTTAATGAGACATATTTTCCAAAACAGTCCCAATGTTCCCCTTAGCATGCTCTCTACTCTAAAGGCTCTGCTCTAATGGTGCTTTATGCTATAGTCACTTGCTAGTAACATGAGAGAGAGGCATGTTCAGTACTCATTTATGTAAATGTCATCCACTGCAAGTGTTTATTCATTGCACTTAACATATTATGCCCTCTGGCACAAGCTAAAGGGCTCTCAGCCATGGCTTTCAGTCAGGGTTCAACCATCAGCCAAACAATTCTTGTTGGCCCGAAACTGTGACAGGTTCCCATTCTGGATAGGTGCTACTGCTTGAGTATACCTGATGTAAACCACCCTACACCTGTACCACAAACCTGAACTGAATTGGACTCCATTGGCTGCTTTTGGTTAAAAAATATGTGGGAGTCTTAAGCATGGGATTCAAAGACACCTTTAACATCTAAATTGACCCCAAATGGATGGTTTCAAATTTCATGGCACAATTAGGAAAATCCTACTGCTTAACTTGGACATTTATATGACATTTTGCTATTTCTGGATGCAGAATGCttatttacatttatttgttGTTAAGGTACATATTTAGGGCTTACTTAAATATATTATGGGGTAAAAACTCTGGTTCACAGTTTAACTATTAATCTAGCCTTATCAATGCAGATCACAATGACCTTAGATTGCTGCACCTTGTGACTATGTTGGCAAGCCAAAGTCTCCCTGCAGTCGGCTAATGAGATCAAGGCAATGAAAAAATAGCCTAGAGTCTGGACTTTGAGGACCTTAATGAGTGATGGGGGATGAAGACCAGTTAATGTAGGATGCTCTGCCTCTCAGAGGTGAAAGTCTTGAGACAGACAGTAGTCTGCAAGAGAACAAGAGCTGATTCACGTAGCCCTCTGCATGTGATCAGATGTGAGTGTTGACTGAATCCTGATTCAACTTGGGTTGTGTCCCCAAATGGTCATGCAGTGACTCCATccactggtgcccattgggactgctGGAGtgcaaggcagggaggccaacaggaagtggagccacagccaatgacaAACAGAGCCAACTAATTTCTTTTGGACCCCATCCATGTCCTGCTGAGTTTTACAATGGGAAGAGAGaaactggggaggaggagggaagcgaTAGGCAATGCTACCCCTTGGGCTATAGTTGTAAGCAAGCAGCCGGCCAGGTTTGGGTTTGGTGGGGCAGTGAGCCATTTTCCCTAAGAGACGAACCTGTATAGTCTCTGTTACTCACTGGGCTTGCCCTGAAGTCTTTGCAAACCTGCTTGCGTTAGATGTGCAAGCTGAAGGCCAGAGCCATTGAGCAACAGTTTTTGACACAAGGATTACTCAATGCCACATTATATATCTCAGGAGTAGGGAAGCTTtttcagagggccacattcctttccaggcagccttctggggggccacatgccagtgatgggcaggATCAGAGGTAAGGAAGAGGCATTGCCAGAGTTCAAGGACGCACTTGAGCTCCAGGAGGGTGCAAAAGAGGGCTAGTGAGAGGCATGGCGTGGGGAGAGGCTgtgtggctgaggaggaggaggaggaggaggaggtgcaaagTGGAGACAGCCTATCTGGAGGGATGGATGTGGCCCCCAGGAATGAGGTTCCCCATCTCCAATATATTTTGTAGGAATAACTTGAACTGATGAATTGGATTGCAGACACCCTgtacctttgaagcacattctttctctcCATGAATTCTGGACCCTGTCGTTTGTTTAtgaggtgctgggaattatagctccgtgaggggtaaactacagcaaCCAGAATCCTtcgagggaaagaatgtgcttcaagtGGGGTTTAAAGGTATATAGTGCCTACACAGCCTTAGAGTGCAAGTTTTGCACCTGCTGCCTTGGGgagaggttaaaaggtaaaggtaaagggacccctgaccattaggtccagtcatgaccaactctggggtcgcagtgctcatcttgctttattggctgagggagccggcgtacagcttccgggtcatgtggccagcatgactaagctgcttctggtgaaccagagcagcgcacagaaatgctctttaccttcccaccggagcggtacctatttatctacttgcactttgacgtgctttcgaactgctaggttggcaggagcagggaccgagcaacgggagctcaccccgtcgcgggattcgaaccgccaaccttctgattggcaagtcctaggctctgtggtttaacccacagcgccacccgagtccctggGGAGAGGTTAAATGAAACTAATTCAGTAACAGCTAATGAGAAAAATCAGGTGACATAAGGAAAAGTCAAATTGCTTGTTATGGTGCTGAATCTTTCAGATGAGCCCATTTACCATTTTTCTATAGTGCTTTGAATTGCATAGGTTCACCTTTGAAGACCTGGGTCCTGGTAAGACCTGGCTTATAATTACTTAGTCCACACTGAAAAAGACTCATTATTCTTAAGGCATGTGTGGTGAGACACAGCCAACCTCCTTACAACGGAGTCTACTAGAGGCAGATTTTCAAATTTCAATGGCGCCCTGCGCAACACAACAAAATTTAGCACCCCCATCCACATCTCTTGACTTTCATTATAAGTCATTGTTTCAGCCCCCCTGCAGCACCCTCTCACTAGTGTGGGTGAACCAGTCGCGcttccctaaatccacctctgtcacTGCTCCTTATTTGGAGAGCACTGGGGCAGGGCAATAGTGGCAAGGTTGGGGTAGGTTGGTTGCACCAGTGGGAGCATCCCTGCTGGTCCAGCACTCCTGTCAGTGCAACTGCACAGTCTCGCCCTTATTGGCACCTCAGCCCCATTCAGGTAAGCAACCACACCAGCGTCAAGCTCTACCACATGGTCTGCTACTACCTGCCTCCATCACTCCCTTGTTTGAGTGTTctaatgcaggggtggggaacgtgTGGTCCCCTAGATGtcgctgaactccaactcccagcatccctggctattggcaatgctggctggggttgatgggagttggagtccaacagtatcctgagggccaccagttccccatccaTGTTGTAACAGATTGCAGTATTTACACAAATTGATGGGTCCTTGTCCAGCACATTACAAATGTCCTGCCAAGCAACTGACCTGCAGTCATTGACTGACCCCGCAAACAGCTGGTTGTGATCCAGCAAAGTATataaaagagatagagagaagaaAAGCCAGCTTTATTTCCACTCCTAGCTGAAGCCATGAGGGTTCTCTTAGCAGCTCTGGTTTATATTCCGTGCATCACAGCTGTAGTAAGGTAAGGAAGTATTTCATATATTTTCAGTGTGTTCTTAGCAGTGGGCCCATGTTTCTGTAAAAAGGAATCTTGTTAATTACTTTAgaagcttttttatatataaaaaagaaactttTGGTGTTGGCATGTTACAGAAAGGTATTTGCTACAAGATGGCACTAGACTCAAACCCTGGGCAAAATTCATGGAAACATTTCCCCTGCAACAAGTCCCAATGATAGGAAGGCATAATACCACATTCACAATTTATGTTAATTTCAGTTCTTGGGAAGATGCTTTATACTAATTCAGGCTATTTATCTAGTCCAGTACTACACAGCCTAGCAGTGGCTCATGTATCTCAAATAGGAATGGTGGAGAAACTTGATTCCATTGGCACTTAAAAGTGAGCTAACCAACTTTGTGttttctgaaacaagatgtgaaccgaagaacagctatccttcaatattctcagccagctttttcagtgcagttctccagtcaagtaatgtacATAAAAGTGCCTATACAATGGTAAAGggtgcacatattagtgaaaataacatctaAATATGTGTATATTGGTATGTGCATATAAAAATGTACACAGGAGAGATTTTCGTTAAAATGTTGGcagattttcatgaggatttttttaaaaatctcaaacTGTTGCATAAATGtggaatttaagattagaaaactgagagaaacccaaAATGGACATGTTCGCCCATTCCAGGCCTCAACATCTACCATGTAATTTTATAACACTCTAAGGGCCGGATTCAACTCAACTGGtgcactagcagaagccagtgcaaggactTGCGATAGCTCAGAAgagctttccttcctcttctccccctgcacTTCCTCAATTCATTTCGGAGGGTcggggaaaccccagaacaacACATGTGGGGAGGAGAAGGACGGTTGTTCCAGCTGGTGGGCAGAAATGCTTGAAGAATTATCTTATTAGCACTATGTTGATTTCTATCCTAAGCTAGGCAAAATTAACATGGTACGTACCAGAGCAAAAATATTGGTGAAACCACCCTAGAAAAAACATACGAGTCCTAGTCCTAGTTTCGGTTTTTCTGGGATTTCATTGTCCATTGCATGCCACACCAAACATGCATTCATGTCATCCG
This region includes:
- the LRRC10 gene encoding leucine-rich repeat-containing protein 10; the encoded protein is MGNAFRTVIAFFPSDACQKYILGDLEEMPIDKMLDLSSRQVRRFPLHVCSFRELVKLYLSDNNLNHLPSELEQLQNLQILALDFNNFQTLPPVVCTLKQLCILYLGNNRLGDLPVELRQLQNLKTLWIESNCLYHLPNVVCELKQLKTLHAGSNALHSLPAQLWYLKDLRSIWLSGNLLPEFPPVLLHMPFLEIIDVDRNIITYFPSLVHLSSLKLVIYDHNPCRNAPKVAKGVHRVGRWSEESPEPRKRSGMDRDKGSEDIDSILPPPGHLSLAE